From Toxorhynchites rutilus septentrionalis strain SRP chromosome 2, ASM2978413v1, whole genome shotgun sequence, a single genomic window includes:
- the LOC129770029 gene encoding myotubularin-related protein 10 isoform X1, whose protein sequence is MSELRHKQKENFTSYVKETFNDDFSSDAFNLKLLTGEIEAARVNNVCMYTAYCMKDNKYIDEKEGVLIITNFRLSFLCDTTDNEEFSAYQKNTFLGKYDVSLSNIDKIYQITEKKKRVVNPQVKNSNKIETIKIVCKNFRIFTFGFRNAGIGKGKYVADALVKFAFPAKHNLLFLYNYKEKYYHSSRSICMFSNKSDWMNEIKRCGAETGWRVFSKEKMEIGSVLPMHYVIPKHLTDKEYLQLSKSFRNCSSAIWVWSIQNAALIRMAELCPDIANSTIENTMLEHVRRCDPIKRPPHLMELSKLLPNIQEVNLSYLKLRKLCILENDREFMTQDSRFYSLLDKTYWLLYVSVCLKQSVEAAKMLNNGCTVVLQEINNRDMCSVISSLVQILLDDSFRTINGFQTIIQKEWISLGHPFSDRLGHVYHPNSNERSPLFLLFLDCVWQLLHQFPEEFEFSETFLTSLWDSVFLPIFDTFQFNSETERQMAQLNDRIILRPVWDWGEQFSDKDISLFTNPLYRKALDDKRNVHEKVLRLPPTAYRLPCIGDMREINGLTRNDAGEAASQSTDTCPEEKICSQNLFLKPQYRMRDIEVWHQCYFRWIPFLEIKNGGQPQIDLVNRSVLNNIHKLQRVLLSGSISTSCENMLFGSTNDTYGTESHENDENKMPIVNSFFPFTSNLSNTEELLEIIITNDDFLNDGSILDSASLNY, encoded by the exons ATGAGCGAGCTCCGTCATAAACAGAAGGAGAATTTCACAAGTTATGTTAAAGAG ACATTCAATGACGATTTCTCATCGGATGCCTTCAATCTTAAACTACTTACAG GTGAAATTGAGGCGGCAAGAGTTAATAATGTCTGCATGTATACCGCATACTGTATGAAAGATAACAAATACATCGACGAAAAAGAAGGCGTTCTCATCATAACAAATTTTCGACTCTCATTTTTATGTGATACTACTGATAACGAAGAG TTTTCAGCTTATCAGAAAAACACATTTCTAGGCAAATACGATGTGTCTCTTTCGAACATTGATAAAATATATCAGATCACGGAAAAAAAGAAACGAGTAGTGAATCCACAGGTGAAAAATAGCAACAAAATTGAAACCATCAAAATTGTTTGCAAG aatttcaggATATTCACATTTGGCTTTAGAAATGCTGGCATTGGTAAAGGAAAGTACGTCGCGGATGCATTGGTAAAGTTTGCATTTCCAGCGAAGCATAATCTTCTCTTTCTCTACAACTATAA AGAAAAATATTATCATTCAAGTCGATCAATATGTATGTTCAGCAATAAAAGTGATTGGATGAATGAGATTAAGCGTTGCGGGGCGGAGACTGGATGGAGAGTGTTTTCCAAGGAAAAGATGGAAATTGGCAGTGTGCTGCCTATGCACTATGTTATACCAAAACATCTGACTGATAAGGAGTATCTCCAGCTTTCTAAAAGTTTTAGAAACTGTAGTTCTGCTATATGG GTATGGAGCATACAAAATGCGGCTTTAATAAGGATGGCTGAGCTGTGTCCGGACATCGCTAATTCTACGATAGAGAACACCATGTTGGAGCATGTCCGTAGATGCGATCCAATAAAACGACCACCACATCTAATGGAACTATCGAAGCTTCTCCCCAATATCCAGGAAGTGAATTTAAGTTACCTCAAGTTACGAAAACTGTGCATATTAGAAAATGATCGCGAATTTATG ACACAGGATTCACGATTTTACTCGCTACTCGACAAAACATACTGGCTTCTGTATGTGTCGGTTTGTCTCAAACAATCCGTCGAGGCTGCTAAAATGTTGAATAATGGGTGCACCGTTGTATTACAAGAGATTAATAATCGTGATATGTGTAGTGTTATTTCTAGCTTAGTTCAAATTTTGCTGGATGATAGCTTTCGAACAATCAACGGATTCCAGACAATAATACAAAAAGAATGGATTAGTTTGGGTCACCCCTTCAGCGATCGTCTAGGGCATGTGTACCATCCCAACTCAAATGAAAGGAGTCCCCTATTTTTGCTCTTTTTGGATTGTGTATGGCAACTGTTACATCAATTTCCAGAAGAATTTGAATTCTCCGAAACATTTTTAACGAGCCTGTGGGATTCCGTTTTTCTACCTATTTTTGACACATTCCAGTTCAATTCAGAGACTGAACGGCAGATGGCACAGTTAAATGATCGCATAATTCTAAGGCCCGTTTGGGACTGGGGAGAACAGTTCAGCGATAAAGATATCTCGCTGTTCACAAATCCGTTATATCGAAAAGCTCTTGATGATAAACGTAATGTACACGAAAAAGTTCTCAGATTACCCCCAACGGCATATCGGCTTCCTTGTATTGGCGATATGAGGGAAATTAATGGTTTAACACGAAATGATGCTGGTGAAGCTGCTTCGCAGTCTACAGATACATGTCCGGAGGAAAAAATATGTTCACAG AACTTGTTTTTGAAGCCGCAATACCGTATGCGAGATATTGAGGTTTGGCATCAGTGTTACTTCCGTTGGATTCCTTTCCTAGAAATAAAAAATGGCGGTCAGCCCCAGATTGACTTAGTGAACAGATCGGTTTTAAATAACATACACAAACTCCAAAGAGTTCTTCTATCCGGTAGCATTTCAACttcatgtgaaaatatgttatttggaAGCACCAACGACACCTATGGTACTGAAAGTCATGAAAACGACGAAAATAAGATGCCGATAGTTAACTCATTTTTCCCATTCACATCCAATCTGTCTAATACGGAAGAACTGTTAGAAATAATTATAACGAACGACGACTTTTTAAATGATGGTTCGATTCTTGATTCTGCTTCCTTGAATTACTAA
- the LOC129770029 gene encoding myotubularin-related protein 10 isoform X2 has product MYTAYCMKDNKYIDEKEGVLIITNFRLSFLCDTTDNEEFSAYQKNTFLGKYDVSLSNIDKIYQITEKKKRVVNPQVKNSNKIETIKIVCKNFRIFTFGFRNAGIGKGKYVADALVKFAFPAKHNLLFLYNYKEKYYHSSRSICMFSNKSDWMNEIKRCGAETGWRVFSKEKMEIGSVLPMHYVIPKHLTDKEYLQLSKSFRNCSSAIWVWSIQNAALIRMAELCPDIANSTIENTMLEHVRRCDPIKRPPHLMELSKLLPNIQEVNLSYLKLRKLCILENDREFMTQDSRFYSLLDKTYWLLYVSVCLKQSVEAAKMLNNGCTVVLQEINNRDMCSVISSLVQILLDDSFRTINGFQTIIQKEWISLGHPFSDRLGHVYHPNSNERSPLFLLFLDCVWQLLHQFPEEFEFSETFLTSLWDSVFLPIFDTFQFNSETERQMAQLNDRIILRPVWDWGEQFSDKDISLFTNPLYRKALDDKRNVHEKVLRLPPTAYRLPCIGDMREINGLTRNDAGEAASQSTDTCPEEKICSQNLFLKPQYRMRDIEVWHQCYFRWIPFLEIKNGGQPQIDLVNRSVLNNIHKLQRVLLSGSISTSCENMLFGSTNDTYGTESHENDENKMPIVNSFFPFTSNLSNTEELLEIIITNDDFLNDGSILDSASLNY; this is encoded by the exons ATGTATACCGCATACTGTATGAAAGATAACAAATACATCGACGAAAAAGAAGGCGTTCTCATCATAACAAATTTTCGACTCTCATTTTTATGTGATACTACTGATAACGAAGAG TTTTCAGCTTATCAGAAAAACACATTTCTAGGCAAATACGATGTGTCTCTTTCGAACATTGATAAAATATATCAGATCACGGAAAAAAAGAAACGAGTAGTGAATCCACAGGTGAAAAATAGCAACAAAATTGAAACCATCAAAATTGTTTGCAAG aatttcaggATATTCACATTTGGCTTTAGAAATGCTGGCATTGGTAAAGGAAAGTACGTCGCGGATGCATTGGTAAAGTTTGCATTTCCAGCGAAGCATAATCTTCTCTTTCTCTACAACTATAA AGAAAAATATTATCATTCAAGTCGATCAATATGTATGTTCAGCAATAAAAGTGATTGGATGAATGAGATTAAGCGTTGCGGGGCGGAGACTGGATGGAGAGTGTTTTCCAAGGAAAAGATGGAAATTGGCAGTGTGCTGCCTATGCACTATGTTATACCAAAACATCTGACTGATAAGGAGTATCTCCAGCTTTCTAAAAGTTTTAGAAACTGTAGTTCTGCTATATGG GTATGGAGCATACAAAATGCGGCTTTAATAAGGATGGCTGAGCTGTGTCCGGACATCGCTAATTCTACGATAGAGAACACCATGTTGGAGCATGTCCGTAGATGCGATCCAATAAAACGACCACCACATCTAATGGAACTATCGAAGCTTCTCCCCAATATCCAGGAAGTGAATTTAAGTTACCTCAAGTTACGAAAACTGTGCATATTAGAAAATGATCGCGAATTTATG ACACAGGATTCACGATTTTACTCGCTACTCGACAAAACATACTGGCTTCTGTATGTGTCGGTTTGTCTCAAACAATCCGTCGAGGCTGCTAAAATGTTGAATAATGGGTGCACCGTTGTATTACAAGAGATTAATAATCGTGATATGTGTAGTGTTATTTCTAGCTTAGTTCAAATTTTGCTGGATGATAGCTTTCGAACAATCAACGGATTCCAGACAATAATACAAAAAGAATGGATTAGTTTGGGTCACCCCTTCAGCGATCGTCTAGGGCATGTGTACCATCCCAACTCAAATGAAAGGAGTCCCCTATTTTTGCTCTTTTTGGATTGTGTATGGCAACTGTTACATCAATTTCCAGAAGAATTTGAATTCTCCGAAACATTTTTAACGAGCCTGTGGGATTCCGTTTTTCTACCTATTTTTGACACATTCCAGTTCAATTCAGAGACTGAACGGCAGATGGCACAGTTAAATGATCGCATAATTCTAAGGCCCGTTTGGGACTGGGGAGAACAGTTCAGCGATAAAGATATCTCGCTGTTCACAAATCCGTTATATCGAAAAGCTCTTGATGATAAACGTAATGTACACGAAAAAGTTCTCAGATTACCCCCAACGGCATATCGGCTTCCTTGTATTGGCGATATGAGGGAAATTAATGGTTTAACACGAAATGATGCTGGTGAAGCTGCTTCGCAGTCTACAGATACATGTCCGGAGGAAAAAATATGTTCACAG AACTTGTTTTTGAAGCCGCAATACCGTATGCGAGATATTGAGGTTTGGCATCAGTGTTACTTCCGTTGGATTCCTTTCCTAGAAATAAAAAATGGCGGTCAGCCCCAGATTGACTTAGTGAACAGATCGGTTTTAAATAACATACACAAACTCCAAAGAGTTCTTCTATCCGGTAGCATTTCAACttcatgtgaaaatatgttatttggaAGCACCAACGACACCTATGGTACTGAAAGTCATGAAAACGACGAAAATAAGATGCCGATAGTTAACTCATTTTTCCCATTCACATCCAATCTGTCTAATACGGAAGAACTGTTAGAAATAATTATAACGAACGACGACTTTTTAAATGATGGTTCGATTCTTGATTCTGCTTCCTTGAATTACTAA